The Nostoc sp. 'Lobaria pulmonaria (5183) cyanobiont' genome window below encodes:
- a CDS encoding biliverdin-producing heme oxygenase translates to MSSNLATKLRVGTKKAHTMAENVGFVKCFLKGVVEKNSYRKLVANFYFVYSAMEEEMENHRQHPIISKINFPQLNRKHSLEQDLSYYFGANWREQIKLSPAGEAYVERIREISATEPELLIAHSYTRYIGDLSGGQILKNIAVTAMNLSDGQGTAFYEFPEITDEKAFKAKYRQILDELPLDEAATDRIVDEANAAFGTNMKLFQELEGNLIKAIGVMLYNSLTRRRTRGSTELITAE, encoded by the coding sequence ATGAGCAGCAATTTAGCAACCAAATTACGTGTAGGCACTAAAAAAGCCCACACGATGGCAGAAAATGTAGGTTTTGTCAAGTGCTTTTTAAAAGGAGTAGTGGAAAAAAACTCTTACCGAAAACTTGTTGCTAACTTCTACTTCGTCTACTCAGCGATGGAAGAGGAAATGGAAAACCACCGCCAGCATCCAATAATTTCTAAAATTAACTTTCCTCAGTTAAATCGCAAGCATAGCCTAGAGCAAGACCTGAGTTATTACTTTGGTGCAAACTGGAGAGAGCAAATCAAACTATCTCCGGCGGGTGAAGCTTATGTAGAGCGCATCCGAGAAATATCTGCTACAGAACCGGAATTGTTAATCGCCCATTCATACACTCGTTACATAGGTGACTTATCTGGGGGACAAATTCTCAAAAATATTGCTGTAACAGCGATGAATTTGTCTGATGGACAAGGAACAGCCTTTTATGAGTTTCCAGAAATTACTGATGAGAAGGCATTCAAAGCCAAATATCGGCAAATTTTGGATGAATTACCCCTTGACGAGGCGGCAACTGATCGCATCGTTGATGAAGCTAACGCTGCCTTTGGCACGAACATGAAGCTGTTCCAAGAATTGGAAGGTAATTTGATCAAGGCGATCGGTGTAATGCTGTATAATAGCCTCACACGGCGTCGTACACGTGGTAGTACTGAACTCATCACTGCTGAATAA
- a CDS encoding acetyltransferase, which produces MLLQVKDSGELVKILEIQELLDPNTDVVKAKDQEGQEEQPPETFKKENLVFPSGEVLPRCWLDADYRHDKA; this is translated from the coding sequence ATGCTTTTACAAGTCAAAGATAGTGGCGAATTGGTAAAAATTCTTGAAATTCAGGAATTACTTGACCCAAATACTGATGTTGTTAAGGCAAAAGACCAAGAAGGTCAAGAAGAACAGCCACCTGAGACTTTTAAAAAAGAAAATCTCGTTTTTCCTTCAGGTGAAGTTCTACCGCGCTGTTGGTTAGATGCCGACTATAGACACGACAAAGCTTAA
- a CDS encoding SfnB family sulfur acquisition oxidoreductase — MTSVINTDQKAHIIRDDKEAIAIAHELAAEFAKGDSERDQNRRLPAQEVEKFSQSGLWGITVPKEYGGAFVSSATLAEVIKIISEADSSLGQIPQNHLYMVEAVRLDGTDEQKKFFFDLALQGKRFGNAFSEIGTKSVNDVQTKLTPDGSDFVLNGRKYYSAGALLAHWVPVIASNPDGKTVVAFVERDAEGLTLLDDWTSFGQRTTASGTTIIENVKVKAEHVIPHYLAFERATPMGAIAQIIQAAVDVGIAKAAVRDTIHFVRKHTRPWVDSNLEKGYEDPLTLYNLGNVQIQVHASEALLRRAGEFLDIANESGLEEPKVVEASIAVAEAKALATEAALLATNKLFELAGTKSTLEEFNYNRHWRNARAHTLHDPVRWKYYAVGNYFLNGVYPPRHPWL, encoded by the coding sequence ATGACATCAGTAATTAATACTGACCAGAAGGCGCATATTATTCGGGATGACAAAGAAGCGATCGCGATCGCTCACGAATTAGCAGCTGAGTTTGCCAAGGGAGACTCAGAGCGCGACCAAAATCGGCGTTTACCTGCCCAAGAGGTAGAAAAGTTTTCCCAGAGTGGATTGTGGGGAATTACAGTCCCGAAAGAGTATGGCGGTGCTTTTGTATCAAGTGCCACTCTAGCAGAAGTCATTAAAATCATCTCCGAAGCTGATTCTAGCCTCGGTCAAATTCCCCAAAACCACCTCTACATGGTGGAAGCAGTCCGGTTAGATGGTACAGATGAGCAGAAGAAGTTCTTCTTTGATTTAGCTCTACAAGGTAAGCGCTTTGGTAACGCCTTCTCGGAAATTGGCACTAAGTCTGTCAACGATGTGCAGACGAAATTAACACCAGATGGATCTGACTTCGTACTCAACGGACGCAAATACTACTCTGCTGGGGCACTACTGGCACATTGGGTTCCCGTTATTGCCAGTAATCCAGATGGTAAGACAGTGGTGGCATTTGTCGAAAGAGATGCCGAAGGACTAACCCTACTTGATGATTGGACGAGCTTCGGACAGCGTACCACTGCTAGCGGCACTACCATTATTGAAAATGTGAAAGTTAAGGCAGAACACGTCATTCCGCACTACTTAGCCTTTGAGAGGGCAACACCAATGGGTGCGATCGCCCAAATTATCCAAGCCGCCGTAGATGTGGGAATTGCTAAAGCCGCAGTCCGTGACACCATCCACTTTGTTCGCAAGCATACCCGCCCTTGGGTTGACAGCAATTTAGAAAAAGGTTACGAAGACCCACTGACGCTCTATAACTTAGGCAATGTCCAAATTCAGGTTCACGCTTCTGAAGCATTGCTGCGTCGTGCAGGCGAATTTCTTGACATCGCCAACGAGTCAGGCTTAGAAGAACCCAAGGTAGTTGAAGCATCGATCGCAGTTGCTGAAGCCAAAGCCTTAGCCACCGAAGCAGCATTACTAGCTACCAACAAATTGTTTGAACTAGCAGGTACTAAGTCCACATTGGAGGAATTCAACTACAATCGCCACTGGCGAAATGCCCGCGCTCACACACTCCACGATCCCGTGCGTTGGAAGTACTACGCTGTTGGTAACTACTTCCTCAATGGTGTCTATCCCCCGCGCCATCCTTGGTTGTAA
- a CDS encoding DUF3181 family protein: protein MAKTNTTELLEALAAEIGENVYIDVAKWHLYLSNAKLHTVVAEQLYPLITSNAVNEDRVLQVLGSIPIKIGGGKREVPLIDLLPLQCQVTLVDILEKYQRNF, encoded by the coding sequence ATGGCTAAGACTAACACCACAGAACTACTAGAAGCCCTAGCAGCTGAAATTGGCGAAAATGTCTACATAGACGTTGCCAAATGGCATCTTTATTTATCTAATGCCAAACTGCATACAGTTGTTGCCGAGCAACTGTATCCCTTAATTACTTCCAACGCTGTCAATGAAGACCGAGTTTTACAAGTCTTGGGATCGATTCCAATAAAAATTGGCGGCGGGAAACGTGAAGTTCCTTTAATCGATTTACTACCCCTGCAATGCCAGGTGACTTTAGTAGATATTTTGGAAAAATATCAACGTAATTTCTAA
- a CDS encoding ABA4-like family protein, producing the protein MTISQLFNVANLFVLPFWVLMILLPNWKVTRWIMSSYLPFVLLAGTYLYLFINSITPENAQALSNPQLADIARFFADETAAATGWIHFLVMDLFVGRWIYWEGQKTGIWTIHSLALSLFAGPLGLLSHILTDWITKTFFPKFQQNEGVTVGEKAAS; encoded by the coding sequence ATGACGATTTCTCAACTATTTAACGTTGCCAATCTTTTCGTATTACCATTTTGGGTGTTGATGATTTTATTGCCGAACTGGAAAGTTACACGGTGGATCATGTCATCATATCTACCCTTTGTGCTGTTAGCAGGAACATATTTATATTTGTTTATTAACAGCATTACCCCAGAAAATGCTCAAGCTTTATCGAATCCTCAATTAGCTGATATTGCAAGGTTTTTTGCAGATGAAACAGCTGCGGCAACAGGTTGGATTCATTTTTTAGTGATGGATTTATTCGTCGGTCGGTGGATTTATTGGGAAGGACAGAAAACAGGTATTTGGACAATTCACTCTCTGGCTCTATCTTTGTTTGCTGGGCCTTTGGGATTACTGTCTCACATCTTGACTGACTGGATTACTAAGACATTTTTTCCAAAGTTTCAGCAGAATGAAGGGGTGACGGTAGGAGAAAAAGCTGCCTCATAA
- a CDS encoding LLM class flavin-dependent oxidoreductase, which produces MPLQFGIWSPVCGGWLRVVNHEANLSTQDLVKLAVQADELGYDFYYIPEHYLNAVHGPNYNVADAWITAALASLNTKNIKIVAAVQPGFKLPAVVANLSANIQNQLSNGRFALSGIAGWWKLEVESYGDIWLPHSDRYARLEEYIDVIKGLWTVGGFNYVGKYYTIKGGILADQPTPTPPIFIAGESDRAINLAARLGDYLFINADEPEKTAALVQKVKRLASDRYGRQIKVAMSAFAIVREHTAQAEARLEAIYRSADWQQIEYFQEQIDPNVVAHNKLDISQTIEANLGLSAQLVGDRYTVINRLKEYEAVGVDLIVLKFESMLEDTIRFHKLVISEYRQQSSLNCVHVENRSSV; this is translated from the coding sequence ATGCCACTTCAGTTTGGAATTTGGTCGCCGGTCTGTGGTGGATGGTTGCGGGTTGTCAACCATGAAGCTAATTTATCTACACAAGATTTGGTAAAGCTGGCAGTTCAGGCAGACGAGTTAGGTTATGACTTCTATTACATTCCCGAACATTACTTAAATGCAGTTCATGGGCCTAACTATAATGTCGCTGACGCTTGGATTACAGCAGCTTTAGCAAGTTTGAACACCAAGAATATCAAGATTGTTGCGGCTGTACAACCTGGTTTTAAACTGCCTGCGGTAGTTGCCAATTTGAGTGCAAACATTCAAAATCAGCTTAGTAACGGCAGATTTGCTCTCAGTGGTATTGCAGGTTGGTGGAAATTAGAAGTAGAAAGCTATGGAGATATCTGGCTACCTCACAGCGATCGCTACGCACGATTAGAAGAGTACATTGATGTAATCAAGGGGCTGTGGACAGTCGGAGGCTTTAATTATGTTGGCAAATACTACACTATTAAGGGTGGTATTCTTGCAGATCAGCCGACACCAACACCACCCATTTTCATTGCTGGGGAATCAGACAGGGCAATTAACCTAGCGGCTCGCCTGGGAGATTATCTATTTATCAACGCTGATGAACCAGAAAAAACGGCAGCATTGGTGCAGAAAGTGAAAAGATTGGCTAGCGATCGCTACGGTCGTCAGATTAAAGTAGCAATGAGTGCGTTTGCGATCGTTCGCGAACATACAGCCCAAGCCGAAGCCAGATTAGAAGCGATTTATCGTTCTGCCGATTGGCAGCAAATCGAGTACTTTCAAGAGCAAATCGATCCTAACGTAGTTGCCCATAACAAACTAGATATCAGTCAAACCATTGAAGCCAATCTCGGTTTGTCTGCTCAACTGGTTGGCGATCGCTATACTGTTATTAACCGCCTGAAAGAATATGAAGCCGTTGGCGTTGACTTAATAGTACTGAAATTTGAATCTATGTTGGAAGACACTATTCGCTTCCACAAACTAGTGATTTCCGAATATAGACAGCAGAGTAGCTTAAACTGCGTCCACGTTGAAAACCGTAGTTCTGTATGA
- a CDS encoding iron uptake porin, with translation MFNRSFHNLFIESMVLGATLLATTSAHAEDKNLVARTETQTNIPIAIAQPAASITNFRNNSSVTTITQTPKIPAINTDAIVQQTNSMSQVTSVSQFSDVQPTDWAFLALQSLVERYGCIAGYPNSTYRGNRAITRYEFAAGLNACLSRINELIATATSDLVTKQDLTTLQRLQEEFSAELATLRGRVDNLEPRTAELEANQFSTTTKLSTEAIFVITNAFQGSVNGDNTVFQDRVRLVFKTSFTGKDSLYTRLSTGNTNILQLPGGSAEGLQTFNLAPSNNNLAVDWLSYYFPVGSKIDAYIGAVNGVYFDFVPTLSPYLDSATGGRRALTEFASSSPIYRIGGGAGGGFNYRLSDQLVLSLAYLAGDHANPQLDSGFFNGQYSAFGQITWNPNSNSGIGLTYVNAYQNRGGIFDLGSGFTLVGTEQANTPFERTITNSYGVEAFYKFSPRFAVNGFFGYTNAKNLAGSGSADIWYYALGLAFPDLGKQGNLGGILVGAEPYRGGNPEPANDLSLHIEGFYKYQLTDNIAITPGVIWITAPAQNNDNQDAVIGTLRTTFTF, from the coding sequence ATGTTCAATCGTTCATTTCATAATTTATTCATAGAATCGATGGTTTTGGGGGCTACTTTGCTAGCCACTACATCAGCCCATGCTGAAGACAAGAATTTAGTGGCTAGGACTGAGACTCAAACAAATATACCAATTGCGATCGCGCAGCCCGCCGCAAGCATCACCAATTTTAGAAACAATTCTTCGGTAACAACCATAACACAAACGCCTAAAATTCCTGCAATCAATACTGATGCAATTGTCCAACAGACAAATAGTATGTCTCAGGTAACTTCTGTATCTCAGTTTTCAGATGTACAACCAACTGATTGGGCGTTTCTTGCACTCCAGTCTTTAGTTGAGCGTTATGGATGTATTGCAGGGTATCCAAATAGTACTTATCGGGGAAACCGCGCCATCACTCGCTATGAATTTGCAGCAGGCTTAAATGCTTGTTTATCTCGGATCAACGAGCTAATTGCAACAGCTACATCTGACTTAGTTACCAAACAAGACTTAACTACCCTACAAAGACTGCAAGAAGAATTTAGTGCTGAACTAGCAACTCTACGGGGTCGCGTTGATAATTTAGAACCTAGAACTGCGGAACTAGAAGCAAATCAGTTTTCCACAACTACAAAACTTTCTACCGAAGCCATCTTTGTGATTACGAATGCCTTCCAAGGCTCAGTTAATGGTGATAACACAGTTTTTCAAGATAGAGTTCGCCTCGTATTCAAAACTAGCTTTACAGGTAAAGACTCTCTATATACTCGTCTAAGTACTGGAAATACTAATATTTTGCAGCTTCCTGGTGGTTCAGCTGAAGGTTTGCAAACCTTCAATCTTGCTCCTAGTAACAACAACCTGGCCGTAGATTGGCTCTCTTACTATTTCCCAGTTGGTAGCAAAATTGATGCTTATATAGGAGCCGTGAACGGAGTATATTTTGATTTTGTTCCGACTCTGAGTCCTTATTTGGATAGTGCCACAGGAGGCCGTCGCGCTTTGACAGAATTTGCTTCCTCTAGTCCTATTTATCGTATTGGTGGTGGTGCTGGTGGGGGATTCAATTATCGATTAAGTGACCAATTGGTATTGAGCTTGGCTTACTTAGCAGGAGACCATGCCAATCCTCAGCTCGATAGCGGTTTTTTTAATGGTCAATATAGCGCATTTGGACAAATAACATGGAACCCCAACAGTAACTCTGGCATTGGTTTGACTTATGTAAATGCTTACCAAAATCGGGGAGGAATATTTGACCTGGGTAGTGGTTTTACACTAGTCGGAACAGAACAAGCTAATACTCCATTTGAGCGGACGATTACCAACTCTTACGGAGTTGAAGCTTTCTATAAATTTAGTCCTCGATTTGCGGTGAATGGGTTCTTTGGTTACACCAACGCCAAAAATCTGGCAGGGAGTGGTAGTGCAGATATTTGGTACTATGCTTTAGGATTGGCATTCCCAGATTTAGGGAAACAAGGCAACCTTGGTGGTATCCTTGTGGGTGCAGAACCTTATCGGGGTGGTAATCCTGAACCTGCAAATGATTTATCCTTACATATTGAAGGCTTTTACAAGTATCAGCTTACAGATAACATTGCTATAACCCCTGGTGTAATTTGGATTACAGCTCCTGCTCAAAACAATGACAATCAGGATGCGGTAATTGGCACTCTCAGGACAACCTTCACGTTTTAA
- a CDS encoding LysR family transcriptional regulator, whose protein sequence is MNKIKLEDITLNHLKILKAVDDCGSFSKAAQKLGYSQALISKKVKQIEDCFGVILLNRSPGSIGLTNKGRKLISQTLNVVETVENLQEEFQATFSAEGEDLILGATSFILEVWLKQYLQRFQLCFPGRNLKEIAIKNSRFFSNSQLLEMDLLLNSCAGYKEEHHCTRLKTHKMLLVSFGASKYLNQHSLVKINDIDLADVVLLDEVHQELSKNEFLMNKLTGVQVLHSYQDLLNYADKNQKLTILPDFCQADIISQYKVLTFPIQDVNEYGIYLHVPRFSELLISAESLVRSFRLDPDNLESLPNVNLFLGSCSPKEENVLRIGIQRDSIGQFIAGYGTKYISDLQKTSSLEQPILKNIEINRDFELQILPFASGEQMNRQMKRGELDICILDDISLLNNGSQFFDDLSFGSKLIGIASYNLLGQDINIVLHKDSSINTIQDLKGKRISTLFGSNAHRFVITLFDLYDMDVSKDCRLVNEDPRRASKSLANKTIDAYVCCHTFASILEAYAFVRKLPLSQTITLRIPSIRGIVCRSQFIKENPKIVVAYLHDLVVANYWFNSSPIKAADLLTKVIDVRTTQVNQFFNPVFGNRIDPTLKPQWSWLLKTLNRRLEGKYGISLFDVDFWIDDYFLRLVYNLLNLDYHFHQVSFASEFSSSYFIEEQFSRHIKVL, encoded by the coding sequence ATGAATAAGATTAAACTCGAAGACATTACCCTAAATCACCTCAAAATCTTAAAAGCAGTAGATGACTGTGGTAGCTTCTCTAAAGCAGCACAAAAACTAGGTTATAGTCAAGCATTAATTAGTAAAAAAGTCAAACAAATAGAGGATTGTTTCGGAGTAATTCTCCTAAATCGCTCTCCTGGCTCTATAGGTTTGACTAATAAAGGCAGGAAATTGATTTCCCAGACACTTAATGTCGTAGAAACTGTAGAAAATCTGCAAGAAGAATTTCAGGCAACATTTAGCGCTGAGGGCGAAGATTTGATATTGGGAGCTACTAGTTTCATTTTAGAAGTCTGGCTCAAACAATATTTGCAGCGATTTCAGCTTTGTTTCCCAGGTAGAAATCTTAAAGAGATTGCGATTAAAAATAGCAGATTTTTTTCCAATTCTCAACTCCTAGAAATGGATCTTTTGCTCAACAGTTGCGCTGGATACAAAGAAGAACACCACTGCACTAGATTAAAAACTCATAAAATGCTGTTGGTATCCTTTGGGGCAAGTAAATATCTCAATCAGCATAGCTTAGTTAAAATAAATGATATCGATCTGGCTGATGTTGTACTTTTAGATGAGGTTCATCAGGAACTATCTAAAAATGAATTTTTGATGAATAAATTAACTGGTGTACAGGTGCTACACAGCTATCAAGATTTACTAAACTACGCTGACAAAAATCAAAAGCTAACGATTTTACCTGACTTTTGTCAAGCTGATATAATATCTCAATACAAAGTCCTAACTTTTCCGATTCAAGATGTCAATGAATATGGAATTTATCTTCATGTTCCTCGCTTTAGTGAATTGTTAATATCCGCAGAGAGTTTGGTAAGAAGTTTTAGACTAGATCCGGATAACTTAGAAAGTTTGCCCAACGTAAATCTATTTTTAGGTAGCTGTTCTCCCAAAGAAGAAAATGTTCTGAGGATAGGTATTCAGAGAGATTCCATAGGACAGTTTATTGCTGGATATGGAACTAAATATATTTCTGATTTACAGAAAACCTCATCACTTGAACAGCCTATTTTGAAAAATATTGAAATTAATCGAGATTTCGAGTTACAAATTCTACCCTTTGCTTCTGGGGAACAAATGAACCGACAGATGAAACGGGGAGAACTAGATATTTGTATTTTAGATGATATTTCTCTCTTGAATAATGGTAGTCAATTCTTTGATGATTTAAGTTTTGGTTCTAAATTAATTGGGATTGCTTCGTATAATCTTTTGGGTCAAGATATAAATATTGTTTTGCATAAAGATTCTTCTATAAACACTATCCAGGATCTAAAAGGTAAACGAATTTCTACTTTATTTGGTTCAAATGCCCATAGGTTCGTCATTACTCTTTTTGACCTCTATGATATGGATGTCAGTAAAGATTGCAGATTAGTGAATGAAGATCCTCGTAGAGCAAGTAAGAGTTTGGCAAATAAAACTATAGATGCTTACGTATGTTGTCACACTTTTGCCTCAATTTTAGAAGCTTATGCTTTTGTCAGAAAGCTGCCTCTATCTCAAACAATTACTTTAAGAATTCCATCAATCAGAGGAATTGTTTGTCGCTCGCAGTTCATTAAAGAAAATCCTAAAATTGTAGTTGCTTATTTACATGATTTAGTGGTTGCTAACTATTGGTTTAATTCATCTCCAATCAAGGCAGCAGATTTATTAACTAAAGTGATTGATGTGAGAACAACTCAAGTAAATCAGTTTTTTAATCCGGTATTTGGGAACCGCATCGATCCAACCCTGAAACCTCAATGGTCTTGGTTGCTGAAGACTTTAAATCGCAGGTTAGAAGGAAAATATGGTATTTCACTATTTGATGTAGATTTCTGGATAGATGATTATTTTTTAAGACTTGTCTATAATTTGCTAAATCTAGATTATCACTTTCATCAAGTTTCTTTTGCAAGTGAATTTTCTAGCAGCTATTTTATTGAGGAACAGTTTAGCCGACACATAAAAGTTCTGTAA
- a CDS encoding acyl-CoA dehydrogenase family protein, whose translation METKESQNYLDLAKSLAQEFAQTAVERDAKGGTPKHERDRLRQSNLLKLIIPTEYGGLGQSWITVLQISREFAKVDSSIAHVFSYHHLGVVIPHIFGLAEQKQRYYSETIHNNWFWCNALNPLDKRATLTPENDYFRLNGIKSFCSGSQDSDILPIAAIDQKTGELNILVIPTQRQGVTVHHDWDNIGQRQTDSGSVTFENVLVYPDEILGSRDKPSQPFNTIRACLTQLNLANIYLGIAQGAFEAAKTYTATNTKPWLTSGVESATQDPYILQHYGKIWVELQAAKSLTEQAGELLQAAWEKEWSLTAEQRGECALCVATAKVAATRVGLDITNRIFEVMGARATTAKYGFDRYWRNLRTFTLHDPVDYKIQEIGNWALNDQLPKPNFYS comes from the coding sequence ATGGAAACGAAAGAGTCTCAAAATTATCTCGATCTAGCTAAGTCTTTAGCACAGGAATTTGCCCAAACTGCTGTCGAGCGGGATGCTAAAGGGGGAACGCCAAAGCACGAACGCGATCGCTTGCGCCAAAGTAACTTACTGAAACTGATCATACCCACAGAGTACGGTGGTTTAGGGCAAAGCTGGATTACCGTTCTGCAAATTAGCCGCGAGTTTGCTAAGGTTGATAGTTCCATTGCTCACGTCTTTTCTTACCACCATTTAGGCGTAGTAATTCCGCATATCTTTGGCTTGGCAGAGCAAAAACAGCGATATTACTCAGAAACTATTCACAATAATTGGTTTTGGTGCAATGCCCTCAACCCTTTAGATAAGAGAGCGACTCTGACACCGGAAAATGATTATTTTCGTCTGAACGGGATTAAAAGCTTTTGCTCTGGCTCTCAAGACTCGGATATATTGCCGATCGCTGCCATTGATCAAAAAACTGGTGAATTGAATATTTTGGTAATTCCTACCCAACGGCAAGGCGTTACTGTTCATCATGATTGGGATAATATCGGGCAACGCCAAACAGATAGTGGTAGTGTTACTTTTGAGAATGTGTTGGTGTACCCTGACGAAATTCTTGGTAGTAGAGACAAACCCAGTCAACCTTTCAACACTATTCGCGCCTGCTTAACTCAATTGAATCTTGCTAATATCTACTTGGGAATTGCCCAAGGAGCATTTGAGGCTGCTAAAACATATACCGCAACTAATACAAAACCTTGGTTGACATCAGGTGTAGAAAGTGCAACCCAAGATCCTTACATCCTTCAGCACTATGGCAAAATATGGGTTGAACTCCAAGCAGCTAAGAGCTTGACTGAGCAAGCAGGAGAATTATTACAAGCGGCTTGGGAAAAAGAATGGTCACTCACCGCCGAACAACGTGGGGAATGTGCGCTTTGCGTCGCTACTGCCAAAGTTGCAGCGACTAGAGTCGGTTTAGACATTACCAACCGTATTTTTGAAGTTATGGGCGCACGCGCTACTACGGCAAAGTACGGCTTTGATCGCTATTGGCGTAATCTCCGCACGTTTACTCTCCACGATCCGGTAGATTACAAAATTCAAGAGATCGGAAATTGGGCGTTAAACGATCAACTGCCAAAACCTAACTTTTATTCATAG
- the sfnG gene encoding dimethylsulfone monooxygenase SfnG, which yields MVDIKFAYWIPNVSGGLVVSKIPQRTDWTYEYNAQLAQTAEEVGFEYALAQARFIASYGAEYQLEALTTVSALAPVTKKLKLIAAVHPGLWHPGVVAKMGASIDFLSNGRFALNVVSGWFKDEFTIYGEHWLDHDERYRRSEEFIRVLKGLWTEEEFHFKGDFYRINGGWVKPKPINQNPHPEIFQGGNSKAARRMAGRVSDWYFMNGNTIEGVKEQIEEVSELASLEGRTIKFGLNSFIIVRDTEAEAHEVLRDIIAQADVEAVKGFGEAVKQAGSSTRERQGMWANSNFEDLVQYNDGFRSGLIGTAEQVAEKIRQFHEAGVDLILGGFLHYTDDLPAFGKTVIPIVRELEANRRTADELVGV from the coding sequence ATGGTAGATATTAAGTTCGCGTACTGGATTCCCAACGTCAGCGGTGGGTTAGTTGTTAGTAAAATTCCCCAACGCACAGATTGGACTTACGAATATAATGCTCAACTAGCTCAGACGGCTGAAGAAGTTGGATTTGAATATGCTCTAGCACAAGCCAGATTTATCGCTAGCTATGGCGCTGAGTACCAACTAGAGGCACTTACAACTGTGTCGGCCTTGGCTCCTGTCACCAAGAAATTGAAATTGATTGCAGCAGTTCACCCTGGATTGTGGCATCCGGGAGTAGTTGCCAAAATGGGTGCAAGTATTGATTTTCTCTCTAACGGTCGGTTTGCTCTGAATGTAGTTAGCGGCTGGTTCAAAGATGAATTCACTATATATGGTGAACATTGGTTAGACCATGACGAACGCTATCGTCGTTCAGAAGAATTTATCCGCGTTCTCAAAGGTTTATGGACTGAGGAGGAGTTTCACTTCAAAGGCGACTTTTATCGCATCAACGGTGGTTGGGTAAAGCCTAAACCAATTAATCAGAATCCCCACCCAGAGATATTCCAAGGTGGTAACTCCAAAGCAGCACGGCGGATGGCTGGCCGGGTGTCTGATTGGTATTTCATGAATGGTAACACCATAGAAGGCGTGAAAGAGCAGATTGAAGAAGTGTCTGAATTAGCGAGTCTTGAAGGACGCACAATTAAGTTTGGTTTGAATTCCTTTATCATCGTGCGAGATACGGAAGCAGAAGCCCATGAAGTATTGCGCGATATTATTGCCCAAGCTGATGTAGAGGCGGTGAAAGGATTTGGCGAAGCCGTGAAACAGGCGGGATCTTCTACTCGTGAACGTCAGGGAATGTGGGCAAATTCCAATTTTGAAGACTTGGTGCAGTATAACGATGGCTTCCGATCGGGCTTGATTGGCACGGCTGAACAAGTAGCTGAAAAGATTCGCCAGTTCCATGAAGCGGGAGTCGATCTAATTCTCGGTGGCTTCTTACACTACACAGATGATTTGCCTGCATTTGGTAAGACAGTAATACCGATTGTGCGCGAACTTGAAGCTAATCGTCGGACAGCGGATGAGTTGGTTGGAGTGTAG